The genomic DNA AATCCTTTTCCCTTCATAACCGCAAAGAGGGGTACGGGTTTAAACGGAGCATGTAAAATAAATGTATCCCCCGCTTCGAGCGGATGAATAGCATTCATAATTTTTTGGAAAGGCTCGATCTTCTTTTGTAAATCTTCGCGAACATCTAATTCGATAATTTTTCCCATTGTCCTCATCTCCTATTCCTTTTTATGATAGTGAATTTCAATCTTAATTGTTTTGATTTTTATTACAGATTACTAAAAAATCTCATTTTTTAACCGCTTTGGAATGTCAGTTCTTAAGTTAGCATTTGGTGCTGCTAATGCCTGAACCCATGATCCAAGTTCTGTGACATCGATGATCGGAAAAGGTTTTTGTAACATAACGTTCACTTGAACATTTTTGATGAGCCGTGATACGCTCGACTTGTAAACGAAACCATGAATGCTTCTGCAACAATAGGGTTATGTTAATTTTTTTGTAAAGTCCCTCGGTAATATGTCAAGTACCAAAATCAAAGGAACTGGAAATTCTAATCCGCAAAAGTTCTAAAAAAGGCAATACTTAAGAAAACTAGTAAAATTTATGTCCCCAGCGCGCTTGTTGATCAATCACCACCATGAGCTGCCAGGAAGCTGCCGCTTTTAGCAAGGGTTGCCAGAGGGAACAGTCTGCTGGTTAGAAGTTCAAACAAGAGCTGGGGAAACATACTTTCATAGTAGTCAAAGCTACAGGAGGGATGAGGATTTCCACAAATGATACTAAGACCATTATCTAGAGACATCACGAAAAGTCCGCCCCAAAAGACGAAATTTTTCAGATAGTGGGGGCTAGCCCACACTATCTGAACGAATCTTATGAAGTTATCAAAGAACAAAAATCTAACTGGAAATTATCTTGAAAGCGGATTCTAAAAATACTATACGAGGGGTGAATATTATGCACATGGCTGATGCCTTGATCTCACCAGCTGTTGGTGGAACTATGCTGGTAGTCACTGCTGGAGTTGCAGCTTATTCAATCAAAAAACTCCAGAATGAAATGGATGAAAAGAAAATTCCTTTAATGGGAGTTATGGGGGCATTTGTTTTTGCAGCACAAATGATTAATTTTTCAATACCAGGTACTGGTTCAAGCGGACACCTCGGAGGAGGAATGCTGCTTGCAATATTATTGGGCCCTTATGCGGGATTTTTGACGATGGCTTCGATTTTGTTGATACAGGCATTGTTCTTTGGTGACGGCGGATTGCTTACTTATGGCTGCAACGTATTTAATCTTGGTTTTTATACCTGCTTTATAGCATACCCTTTAATATATAAATGGTTTATACGTAAAGGGGTTACTTCCAAAAGGATTTTGGCAGGTTCAATGGCTTCAGCGCTGGTTGCTCTCCAATTGGGTGCTTTTAGCGTTGTCCTTGAGACTCTTTTATCAGGTAAGACCGAATTGCCCTTTGGGAAATTCGTACTTCTGATGCAGCCGATACATCTTGCGATTGGGATAGTTGAAGGGCTGGTAACCGCAGCAATTGTTACTTTCGTATTGAGAGCCAGACCTGAAATTTTGGAAAAAGCAGCGAATGGGGAAGCCCTTGGCAATATATCTATGAAGAAAGTATTGACAGGTCTTTCAATCGCAGTAGTTATGGTTGGCGGTTTGCTTTCTTGGTTTGCTTCCGCAAATCCTGACGGCCTGGAATGGTCTATCGAAAAAATAGCAGGTACGACAGAACTGAAAGCTCCTGATGGCATTCATAAAATACTCTCAGAAATTCAAAGCAAAACAGCAATATTACCTGATTATAACTTTAAGACAAATGAAAGTGAAAATAAAGAAAAAACAGCTGCACAAGCTGAAAATACGTGGCCTGCTGTTAGTGCCGGAACAAGTGTTTCGGGTATAGTAGGTGGAGCATTGACCCTTGCACTGGCCGTATTTACAGGGTGGATAATCATTGTGGTTAAAAGGAAAAAGAGAAAAATTACCACTTAATTGATTAATTATTTTTATGACGGTGTAAAAACTACCTTTAGTTTTTAAGAGGAATTGATTTAAATGGCGAACATGATAAATTCATTATCTAATATGAGGCTTCTGGATGACCTGGCGCGGAAAGAGACCTTTATACACAGAATTCATCCATTAATTAAGCTCTTAACCACAGTCGTTTATTTGACTGTGGTTGTGTCATTTGAAAAGTATGAAATAAGCGGTCTTTTGCCTTTTATTTTTTTTCCTATACTAATTTTTGCCTTTGCAGAGATACCAGTTGCGCCAATTCTAAAAATGATATTGCTTATTGAGCCTTTAATCATCGGAATTGGAATATTAAATCCATTGTTTGATCATTATAAAGTGGTGGTTGGTGGAATTGCTGTTTCAAGAGGATGGGTTACTTTTTTATGCATTATTATAAAATGCAGTTTAACAGTGACAGCCAGCATTTTACTTATTGCAACCACAGGTATGGATCGATTGGCCGCAGCCTTGCGGATGCTCAAAATCCCTAAGATTTTTGTCTTACAGCTTTTATTAACATACCGATATATATCGGTACTGATCGAAGAGGTTTCCAGGATGATGCGGGCGTATTCCCTTAGGGCACCGGGACAAAAGGGAATAAAGTGGAGTGTTTGGGGTTCTTTTGCCGGACAAATATTGCTAAGGACTTTTGAGAGAGCAGAGCGGGTATATCAGGCAATGAGTTTAAGAGGCTTTACAGGAGAGTATCATACCGGAGATATTTCAAAATTAAGCTTTAAAGATCTTGCCTATTTTGCAGCATGGAGTCTGTTTTTTGTTATTGCAAAAATTTACAATATACCTGTATTGATAGGGTCATTGTTTACAGGAGTGATTCGATAGATGAGTCATCATAAAATTGAAGTAAGAAATTTGCATTTTTCGTATCCGGATGGACATGAAGCAATTAAAAATATGTCTTTTTCCATTTATCATGGTGAATCTGTGGGAATCATTGGTGCGAATGGTGCTGGGAAGTCTACGCTGCTGATGCTGTTGATGGGGGTTCTTTTTCCGGATGGTGGAGAAGTACTGGTAGGAGATGTTAGTGCAACAAAAAAGACATTACCGATGATACGCCAGAGATTGGGCATGGTTTTTCAGGACCCTGACGATCAATTGTTCATGACTACTGTTTATGATGACGTTGCCTTTGGACCACGAAATTATAAGCTGGAGGAGGAAGATGTGGATAGACGGGTGACGCAGGCATTGGAGATGGTTGGAATACCTCATTTGAAAGACCGGGCACCCTATAAACTATCAGGTGGAGAAAAGCGGTCTGCCGCAATTGCATCCGTTTTATCAATGCAACCTGATGTATTGATAATGGATGAGCCAACTTCAGGTCTGGACCCAAAATCAAGACGAAGAGTAATTGATTTGTTAAAAAGCTTTGAACATACAAAGATAATTACCAGCCACGATTTGGACATGGTGTTTGAAACCTGTAAAAGAATTATTGTGATAAAGAAAGGTGAAATAGCTGCAGATGGAACTACAGAGGAGATTTTATCCAATGTGGAATTGCTAGATAGCTGTGGTTTGGAATTACCTCTTTCACTTCAGAATTGTCCTATCTGTGGAGCTTCAAAAGGATGATTCGGATATGGAAAGAAGTCTATTGAACTTCACCAGTTTTTAAAAAAGAGGTTGGCTCAAAAGGTCGATTCAGCGACCTTTTGAGCCAACCTCTTTTTTTGTTCCATAAATAGAGTATTTTTTCAAGAAAAGCGGTCTTCGCGAACATCTAACTCAATAATTTTTCCCATGTCCTCATCTTCTTTTCCTTTTTATATAGTGAATTTCAATCTCAATTGTTGTGATTTTTATCATAGATTACTAAAAAATCTCATTTTTTAACCGCTCTTTATCAATTAAGATAAATCCTTCATCGTCCAGTTCGATAAGACCAAAATGGGCTGACCAAAAGAAAGATTTGTTTGTCGCATTTCGAACAAAATCCAACGAACTCTTCCAATTTTCATCTTCCTTTCGAGTGTGTTGAGAATTTTCACGATGCGTTGTGATGTATATCACTATAACATTTAAGCAAGGATTGTATGATGTAAATATAGTAAATATTTTAATTTAAAGGAGGTTTTTTTTGTGAGCCAATTCGCAGCAAGAATTAATGCGCCAGATTATGAACCTCGTGATCGACATCCAGCAATTTTCCGCTTATTTGATAGTTTAAAACCGGGAGAAATAATGGAACTAACAAATGACCATGACCCACGTCCACTTCATTATCAATTTATGATGGAACGTGAAAATCAATTTACATGGGAGTATTTAGAAGAAGGTCCAGAAATCTGGAGAGTGGCTATTGGGAAAAAATGATAAGGATGGAGAGATTCCTGCTTAATAGGTGGGAATCTTTTTTGTTTTGTTTACTGCTGCAATGAAACAAAAATGATGAATTCGAAGATCAACAGAAGTAACATATTGATCGGTAATTGAAAGACGATGACAGGATATATGTTGGTTGTTACTGGGGACGATTGTCGAGTTGTTTGTTTTTGGAAGATAAAATTGTTTTTCGAAATATAAATAAGGACAGATATGACAATTTAATGAAATGATAGATATTGTGATGTGAGTCACAATAACTTTTCTCCTTATATTTTACAATGAAAACGAGGAGGGAGAATTCTTGAGAGACTTTCATGAAAATCCGTTTATTGTTATATGGGAACTAACGCGGGCGTGCCAGTTGAAATGTCTTCATTGTCGTGCAGAAGCTCAATATCATCGCGATCCGCGCGAATTAACATTTGAAGAGGGAAAAAAACTAATTGACCAAATTTACGAAATGGATCAGCCGCTTCTAGTGTTTACTGGTGGGGATCCATTGATGCGTCCTGATGTGTATGATATAGCAAAATATGCGATTGATAAAGGATTGCGTGTTTCGATGACTCCAAGTGCGACACCGAATGTGACGAAAGAAGCGATTAAGAAAGCAAAAGAAGTCGGTTTAGCGCGATGGGCGTTTAGTTTAGACGGACCGAATGCAGAAATTCACGATCATTTTCGCGGCACAAGCGGTTCATTCGACTTAACCATAAAGGCGATTAAATATTTGCATGAACTAGAAATCCCTGTGCAAATTAATACGGTTATATCCCGGTACAATGTCCACGTATTGGATGAAATGGTTGCTCTTGTTGAAAAATTGAAATGCGTGCTTTGGAGTGTGTTTTTCCTTGTACCAACGGGACGAGGCAAAGAAACGGATATGATTTCACCTGTAGAACATGAAAAAGTATTTAGATGGTTATATGAAACAAGCAAACGAGTACCATTTGATATAAAAACAACGGCAGGGCAGCATTATCGCCGCGTTGTGCTGCAGGAAAAAATGCGTGAGAAGAAAACGACGGACGAAAAGATCCGTTATGAAGATGTGCTTATGAAAGGGTTGACCGGACAAGTGGACGGTCTTGGACGGGCGCCAAAAGGAGTAAATGATGGAAATGGTTTCCTTTTTATCTCACATATTGGCGATGTGTATCCAAGTGGATTGCTGCCTGTAAAAGCAGGTAATGTGCGCGAAACACCTCTGGCGGATATTTACCGTCATTCACCTATTTTCCAAGACTTGAGAAACCCGGACAAGTATAAAGGAAAATGCGGTGTCTGTGAGTTCCGATTCGTATGTGGCGGCTCACGTTCACGAGCATATTCAGTAACGGGAGATTATTTAGAAAGCGAACCGTTTTGTGTGTACATTCCAAAGGCATTAAGAAAGGAAAGAAAGACACTTCCTACGACATAAGAAAACTTTGATGTGCTTTTAGGCTGGCTCGTTTATAAGAGCCAGTTTTTTTCTGATTTTTTCAGAGTGAAGTCATTGGGATTGAAATGCCTTATATCGGTGGGTAATGCGATGAACGATCCTATAAAAATGCAGACTGACTCAAGAGGAATGAGTCAGTCCTTGTAAAATAAGCGGGAAAGACTCTGTTTCTTCTTTAATAATATGCTGCTCTAATTCTGTTTTTAATTGATTATATAATGTATGGACTTTTGACAAATGCGGGTGTTGGGCACCGTGTCCCCTTAATACTTTTGTCACATAAGGGCTAAGCTGTGGCAACTCTTCCGCCAAATAGCGATGATGTTTTTGGACGATATGGTCAATTATCTCCGTATAAGTGGCTTGAGTCCAATTTTTCACTGTTTTATCAGAAGATTGCTTATACAGTAATTTAATTGTTCCAGTATTTCTTCTGCTGCTAAGTTTCTTTCCTTTAGTGCTTCTCCTAAAGGTCGGTTTCCTCCGCAGCAAAAATCAATTTTATATGTTTTAAGTAAATCGCTGGCTTTTGGGAAAACAGTCACAATTTCGCCAATGATGGATTGCTCTGTAAACATTTCTTTCATTGAGAACCCTCCTCTAACTTACTATTAACAATTTAAGCATAACTTCATTTACTTTATAATGTTGTGACTGACATCACATAATTGAACATATATGAGAATTTTGTGTCTGTTTCTGTTATCATCTTAAAAGTGTGATAAAAATCATAACTTTTCTATTTTTATTTTAGATAAAATGAAAGTGTAGCATACGACTTTACGAGAATCTCTATAATGCTTTTTTAGATAAAAATTATATATGTGATTTATCTCACAATCTCTTTATCTTGACTCTCGTATAATAAAATTAGAAGTTAATTTGGTGAGGTGTCAATCATGAAACCGCTTTTACCGAAACAACACGGTGCCTGGGCGATGCTGATCATCCCGTTTTTATTAGGGGCATATTATGGGGGATTTTCTTGGCTTCATTTTCCGCTGTTTCTTGGGTGGTTATTGTTATATTTAGCAACTTATCCGTTTTTTATGGCCATTAAAAATAAAAAAAGAAGACAATATTATATGAAATGGTTTTTAGCCTACTCTCTTCCAGCTGTGGTTTTGTTGCTCATTCCGCTTGTAAATAATTTTAATCTTTTATATTTTGGCTTTTCCATGTTTCCGTTTTTTCTTATTAATATATATTATGCAAAAAAGAAAAATGAACGGGCTTTGTTTAACGATCTAGCGGCCGTTGCTGAATTTTGTATAGGAGGGCTCGCTAGTTTTTATGTAGGAGAGAGGGAGCTAAATCTAAGAGCGGCAGAAATCTTTAGTTTTTGTTTTCTGTTCTTTACAGGAAGTTCTTTTTATGTAAAAACAATGATCCGCGAAAAAAAGAATTCGGTGTATAAATGGGCATCTTGGGGGTTTCATTTACTGTTAATCATTGGATTATTCCTAATGGGATATCCATTATTAGTAATTGCGTATATTCCAAGTTTGATAAGAGCAATATATTTTTATGGAAAATCTATATCCGTGATGAAGCTCGGTGTATTAGAAATTGCAAATTCCGTATTTTTTCTTTTTGCGATGTTATTTTTTCTTTAGTATTCTAAAATCTTAAGGGCGTTCACTGAACTTCAGCGAACGCCTAAATTTTTTTCTTTATCTTTTATGCAAATAACTAGTAATATATTCTTATATCGAGCTATTACTTTCATTACAAAAATCACCAATTTTAGCGACTTTAATATCCGCTTTCTTTAATGCAGAAGAGATGTATTTTGCAAAGTCTATCGCATTCTCTCCATCTCCATGGATACAAATTGTATCTGCTTGAATTGAAACATCTGTTCCTTCGAGTGATTGTACTTTCCCTTCTTTCACCATGCGGATTACTTGGATAATAGCCAATTCATGATCATTTATGAGAGCATTCAATTCACGTCTCGGAGTTAAAGAACCATCTTTTTGGTAAGTGCGATCGGAAAATACTTCATTGGCAGTACGAAGCCCGATTTTTTTCCCAGCTTTGACAAGTTCTCCTCCTGCCAACCCAAAGAGGATCAATTCAGGATCAACCTTGTAAACGGCCTCGGCAATCGCTTCAGATAGGGGAGTACTTTTAGTGGCCATATTATATAGTGCTCCATGGGGCTTTACATGTTGAAGCTTTCCGCCTTCAGATTTTACAAATGCACATAAAGCGCCAATTTGATAGACAACTAGATCGTAAGCTTCCTGCGGAGAAATATCTATATTTCTTCTCCCAAATCCTGCTAAATCCTGAAGTCCGGGGTGAGCCCCAATCGCTACATTTTTTTCGAGTGCTAACCGGACGGTTTTCCGCATTGTTGTCGGGTCTCCTGCGTGAAACCCGCATGCTATATTTGCGGAGGTTACATAATCGAGAATCTCTTCATCTTTCCCAATTTTGTAAGCACCAAAGCTCTCTCCTATATCACAGTTTAAGTCGACAATATGCATGATTCATTCCCCCTATCGAAATTTAAGAATTATTCCTTGTTTAAATTGCTGTATTTTTCTCTCTCTTTCTAATAAAAGGTGTTGGGCTTCATCGTGAGAAATTTCTGTGAAATTTATTGAATCTCCGGGTTTCGCCTGTGCCATCAATGGCAAATCAACTGATGCGATTTGAGCGATTTTTGGGTAACCGCCTGTCGTTTGCCGATCTGCTAATAGAACAATTGGATCTCCATCAGATGGAACTTGGATTGTTCCAAAGTTAACTGCTTCCGATATCATCTCTTCAGCATTTTCTAATTTTAGTTTGGGTCCTTTTAAACGATAGCCCATACGATCGGATTGAGTGGTAACCTCAAATGGTTTATGAAAAAAATTAAATTGGCTTTCTTTCGTAAATAAGTGAAATTGTTTTCCCCTCATTACACGTATCGCGGGATTGTTTCGATGGATTGGAATTAAATCAGTGGCTACGGACCATTCCATTTCCACAAATTGCTGATTCCCTAAGCCTTTAACCAGATGTTTAATGATTCGAGTTGAAAGGTTGCTAGGGGAGCCGAATTTCAGCTGATCGCCTGCTTTTAAAGCACGGCCGTTAAATCCGCCAATTTCTGCCCTTAAGTAAGTGGATGAACTATTCATGATCGTTGGAACATTAAAGCCTCCAGCAACAGCAAGATAGGCCCGGCAGCCAATTTTGCATGGCCCAAACTGCAGCAAGCTTCCTTTCTTTACAAAAACTGAACGCCATAATCGTACAGGTTTTCCATTGACCGAAGGGGATAAATCACCACCGCAAATGGATATAAGTGCATTTTCCTTGAATTCAATCATAGGCCCTAGCAATGTCAACTCCAAGGTTGGTTCATTTTCTTCATTTCCTACTAATAAATTCGAGATTCGATGGGCGAGTGGATCCATCACACCGCTTACGATAACTCCATATTTTTGAAAACCAAATCTTCCTAAATCTTGAACACTTGTAAGGAGGCCCGGCTTGATGACTGTAATCATCCTTTGTCTTCCTCCATTTCTTTGTAATCATTATAGCTAATCGGTACAAATTTTATTTTATCTCCCGCCATTAAGAGGCTTGGCGGCTCTTCATCAGGACGAAACAGCTTTAGTGGAGTCCGGCCGATAAGCTGCCATCCTCCAGGTGTTTCGATTGGATATACACCTGTTTGCTTTCCTGCAATTCCAACTGATCCTGAAGGTATTTTTAACCTGGGAGTTTCTCTTCTCGGTGTAGCAATTTTTTCAGACATGCCGCCAATGTACGGAAAACCGGGAGCAAAACCGATCATATACACTAAATAATCACCGCTTGAATGAATATGAATGACTTCTTCAGTAGTTAATCCGTTAAAGGCTGCAACATACTCTAAATCCGGTCCGAATTCACCGCCATAGCATACCGGAATCTCAACAAGCCGAGGAGTGATTGTTTTATCGTCCTTTAATTCTGCTAATAATTGTTGCAATTGACTACATACAAAGTCATAAGGAAGATTATCACAATTATGTTGATATGATATTTTAACAGGATCATAAAAAATAGTTACAGTTGTAAATGAAGGTATGTATTCGATCATCCACTCGGGAGGAGTTTTATCCAAAAAAGAGGTAATCATTTTCACTTTTTGTTGTGTTTCTAAGTTTATATCTTCCCCCAGTTCGATAATGACTGCATTATCACCTAACGGATGTAATCGGTATTCCACTGTTTTTGTTGCACCTCCTGTCTAATTATTTGTAAATACCGTTAA from Bacillus methanolicus MGA3 includes the following:
- a CDS encoding DUF2249 domain-containing protein, whose translation is MGKIIELDVREDLQKKIEPFQKIMNAIHPLEAGDTFILHAPFKPVPLFAVMKGKGFTYETVQLDKKYWKVTFVKRALADVEGIKDVDVQIT
- a CDS encoding energy-coupling factor ABC transporter permease, whose amino-acid sequence is MHMADALISPAVGGTMLVVTAGVAAYSIKKLQNEMDEKKIPLMGVMGAFVFAAQMINFSIPGTGSSGHLGGGMLLAILLGPYAGFLTMASILLIQALFFGDGGLLTYGCNVFNLGFYTCFIAYPLIYKWFIRKGVTSKRILAGSMASALVALQLGAFSVVLETLLSGKTELPFGKFVLLMQPIHLAIGIVEGLVTAAIVTFVLRARPEILEKAANGEALGNISMKKVLTGLSIAVVMVGGLLSWFASANPDGLEWSIEKIAGTTELKAPDGIHKILSEIQSKTAILPDYNFKTNESENKEKTAAQAENTWPAVSAGTSVSGIVGGALTLALAVFTGWIIIVVKRKKRKITT
- the cbiQ gene encoding cobalt ECF transporter T component CbiQ, translating into MANMINSLSNMRLLDDLARKETFIHRIHPLIKLLTTVVYLTVVVSFEKYEISGLLPFIFFPILIFAFAEIPVAPILKMILLIEPLIIGIGILNPLFDHYKVVVGGIAVSRGWVTFLCIIIKCSLTVTASILLIATTGMDRLAAALRMLKIPKIFVLQLLLTYRYISVLIEEVSRMMRAYSLRAPGQKGIKWSVWGSFAGQILLRTFERAERVYQAMSLRGFTGEYHTGDISKLSFKDLAYFAAWSLFFVIAKIYNIPVLIGSLFTGVIR
- a CDS encoding energy-coupling factor ABC transporter ATP-binding protein; protein product: MSHHKIEVRNLHFSYPDGHEAIKNMSFSIYHGESVGIIGANGAGKSTLLMLLMGVLFPDGGEVLVGDVSATKKTLPMIRQRLGMVFQDPDDQLFMTTVYDDVAFGPRNYKLEEEDVDRRVTQALEMVGIPHLKDRAPYKLSGGEKRSAAIASVLSMQPDVLIMDEPTSGLDPKSRRRVIDLLKSFEHTKIITSHDLDMVFETCKRIIVIKKGEIAADGTTEEILSNVELLDSCGLELPLSLQNCPICGASKG
- a CDS encoding DUF2249 domain-containing protein is translated as MSQFAARINAPDYEPRDRHPAIFRLFDSLKPGEIMELTNDHDPRPLHYQFMMERENQFTWEYLEEGPEIWRVAIGKK
- a CDS encoding TIGR04053 family radical SAM/SPASM domain-containing protein, whose amino-acid sequence is MRDFHENPFIVIWELTRACQLKCLHCRAEAQYHRDPRELTFEEGKKLIDQIYEMDQPLLVFTGGDPLMRPDVYDIAKYAIDKGLRVSMTPSATPNVTKEAIKKAKEVGLARWAFSLDGPNAEIHDHFRGTSGSFDLTIKAIKYLHELEIPVQINTVISRYNVHVLDEMVALVEKLKCVLWSVFFLVPTGRGKETDMISPVEHEKVFRWLYETSKRVPFDIKTTAGQHYRRVVLQEKMREKKTTDEKIRYEDVLMKGLTGQVDGLGRAPKGVNDGNGFLFISHIGDVYPSGLLPVKAGNVRETPLADIYRHSPIFQDLRNPDKYKGKCGVCEFRFVCGGSRSRAYSVTGDYLESEPFCVYIPKALRKERKTLPTT
- a CDS encoding YwiC-like family protein gives rise to the protein MKPLLPKQHGAWAMLIIPFLLGAYYGGFSWLHFPLFLGWLLLYLATYPFFMAIKNKKRRQYYMKWFLAYSLPAVVLLLIPLVNNFNLLYFGFSMFPFFLINIYYAKKKNERALFNDLAAVAEFCIGGLASFYVGERELNLRAAEIFSFCFLFFTGSSFYVKTMIREKKNSVYKWASWGFHLLLIIGLFLMGYPLLVIAYIPSLIRAIYFYGKSISVMKLGVLEIANSVFFLFAMLFFL
- a CDS encoding LamB/YcsF family protein → MHIVDLNCDIGESFGAYKIGKDEEILDYVTSANIACGFHAGDPTTMRKTVRLALEKNVAIGAHPGLQDLAGFGRRNIDISPQEAYDLVVYQIGALCAFVKSEGGKLQHVKPHGALYNMATKSTPLSEAIAEAVYKVDPELILFGLAGGELVKAGKKIGLRTANEVFSDRTYQKDGSLTPRRELNALINDHELAIIQVIRMVKEGKVQSLEGTDVSIQADTICIHGDGENAIDFAKYISSALKKADIKVAKIGDFCNESNSSI
- a CDS encoding biotin-dependent carboxyltransferase family protein encodes the protein MITVIKPGLLTSVQDLGRFGFQKYGVIVSGVMDPLAHRISNLLVGNEENEPTLELTLLGPMIEFKENALISICGGDLSPSVNGKPVRLWRSVFVKKGSLLQFGPCKIGCRAYLAVAGGFNVPTIMNSSSTYLRAEIGGFNGRALKAGDQLKFGSPSNLSTRIIKHLVKGLGNQQFVEMEWSVATDLIPIHRNNPAIRVMRGKQFHLFTKESQFNFFHKPFEVTTQSDRMGYRLKGPKLKLENAEEMISEAVNFGTIQVPSDGDPIVLLADRQTTGGYPKIAQIASVDLPLMAQAKPGDSINFTEISHDEAQHLLLERERKIQQFKQGIILKFR
- the pxpB gene encoding 5-oxoprolinase subunit PxpB; amino-acid sequence: MEYRLHPLGDNAVIIELGEDINLETQQKVKMITSFLDKTPPEWMIEYIPSFTTVTIFYDPVKISYQHNCDNLPYDFVCSQLQQLLAELKDDKTITPRLVEIPVCYGGEFGPDLEYVAAFNGLTTEEVIHIHSSGDYLVYMIGFAPGFPYIGGMSEKIATPRRETPRLKIPSGSVGIAGKQTGVYPIETPGGWQLIGRTPLKLFRPDEEPPSLLMAGDKIKFVPISYNDYKEMEEDKG